A single genomic interval of halophilic archaeon DL31 harbors:
- a CDS encoding Ribose-5-phosphate isomerase A (PFAM: Ribose 5-phosphate isomerase~TIGRFAM: Ribose 5-phosphate isomerase~HAMAP: Ribose-5-phosphate isomerase, subgroup~KEGG: nph:NP0786A ribose-5-phosphate isomerase A) — MKQTGGSEAGKRRAGESAAELPSDGEVVGLGTGSTAAHAIRALGDRVDAGLDVRGIPTSFQARQLAQEAGIPLTTLEEATVDIAIDGADQVADSGALVKGGGGAHAREKFVDADADRFIVVADPSKLATSLDYPVPIEVLPDARRPVADAVRAAGGDPTLRAAERKDGPVVTDNGNLLLDCAFGAIAEPDALAATLSAVPGVVEHGLFVGLADELHVGSDDDVEVRPVESAD, encoded by the coding sequence ATGAAGCAGACCGGCGGCAGCGAGGCAGGGAAACGGCGGGCCGGAGAGTCGGCCGCCGAACTCCCAAGTGACGGCGAGGTGGTCGGCCTCGGAACGGGAAGCACGGCCGCCCACGCTATCCGGGCCCTCGGCGATCGAGTCGACGCAGGGCTCGACGTTCGGGGCATCCCCACCTCCTTTCAGGCACGCCAACTCGCACAGGAGGCCGGCATCCCGCTGACCACCCTCGAGGAGGCGACCGTCGATATCGCCATCGACGGCGCCGACCAGGTGGCCGACTCGGGTGCGCTGGTGAAAGGCGGCGGCGGTGCCCACGCACGCGAGAAATTTGTCGATGCCGACGCGGACCGCTTCATCGTCGTCGCAGACCCCTCGAAACTGGCAACGTCGCTCGACTATCCGGTGCCGATTGAGGTGCTCCCCGATGCTCGCCGCCCCGTCGCTGACGCCGTCCGAGCGGCTGGTGGCGACCCGACGCTTCGGGCGGCAGAGCGGAAGGACGGCCCCGTCGTCACGGACAACGGCAATCTCCTGCTCGACTGTGCGTTCGGCGCGATTGCGGAGCCAGACGCGCTGGCGGCGACACTCTCGGCAGTGCCCGGCGTGGTCGAGCACGGACTGTTCGTCGGGCTAGCCGACGAACTACACGTGGGCAGCGACGACGATGTCGAGGTCAGACCGGTCGAATCAGCCGACTAA
- a CDS encoding Lysine exporter protein (LYSE/YGGA) (PFAM: Lysine exporter protein (LYSE/YGGA)~KEGG: hje:HacjB3_16461 threonine/homoserine/homoserine lactone efflux protein) gives MLDAGTLVAFLPAVLAIVVAPGPGTVYTMTASLRAGRTAGLAAALGTATGVLAHTAAAVLGLSALLRTSALAYALVKYVGAAYLVYVGLRTLRAEGEFEFGDIVTDDRSLPRTYRAAVAINVSNPKVAVFVLAFLPQFVPAGVNATLQLSVLGALYALVSLAYLGVVAVFAARTRHLILETPWFSRLVRYASGSVLLGFGVALAVEERPV, from the coding sequence ATGCTCGACGCTGGCACGCTCGTGGCGTTCCTCCCCGCGGTGCTTGCAATCGTCGTCGCACCCGGACCGGGTACGGTCTACACGATGACCGCCAGTCTCCGGGCCGGGCGGACCGCGGGGCTGGCGGCGGCGCTCGGGACGGCGACGGGCGTGCTCGCTCACACCGCGGCGGCGGTGCTAGGGCTGTCGGCGCTGCTGCGGACGAGCGCGCTGGCCTACGCCCTCGTGAAGTACGTCGGCGCGGCATATCTGGTCTACGTCGGTCTCCGGACACTTCGTGCGGAGGGAGAGTTCGAGTTCGGCGACATCGTCACCGATGATCGCTCGCTCCCGCGAACCTACCGTGCCGCCGTCGCTATCAACGTCTCGAACCCGAAGGTGGCTGTGTTCGTGCTGGCGTTTCTCCCGCAGTTCGTCCCCGCCGGGGTGAATGCGACGCTCCAACTGTCGGTCCTCGGAGCTCTCTACGCACTCGTAAGCCTCGCCTACCTCGGCGTGGTCGCAGTGTTTGCGGCCCGTACTCGGCATCTGATACTGGAGACGCCGTGGTTCAGCCGGTTGGTTCGGTACGCAAGCGGGAGCGTGCTACTCGGCTTCGGCGTCGCGCTCGCAGTGGAGGAGCGCCCCGTCTGA
- a CDS encoding short-chain dehydrogenase/reductase SDR (PFAM: Short-chain dehydrogenase/reductase SDR~KEGG: htu:Htur_2193 short-chain dehydrogenase/reductase SDR), giving the protein MTRTAVVVGVGPGLGASVARTFSEQGCAVALLARSSDFIEELAAELGSDAVAVTCDIAEEAAVGDAFATVRAELGAVDVLVQNASAASWDGLLECSTNSFDRALDVGARGAFHCSQVAVEDMLDNDGGTVIFTGATTSVRGREGAVGFSAAKFAARGLAESMARELGPEGIHVAHAVLDGGILPPEREVENPEEYLDPDAIAESYWHLVEQDRAAWTLELDLRPHVEEF; this is encoded by the coding sequence ATGACTCGAACCGCTGTCGTCGTCGGCGTCGGCCCCGGGCTGGGTGCATCAGTTGCTCGGACGTTCTCCGAACAGGGCTGTGCGGTCGCGCTGCTGGCTCGTTCCTCGGACTTCATCGAGGAACTGGCTGCGGAGCTCGGTTCAGATGCGGTCGCGGTCACCTGTGACATCGCGGAGGAAGCAGCGGTGGGTGACGCCTTCGCCACGGTCCGGGCGGAACTCGGTGCTGTGGACGTGCTCGTCCAAAACGCCAGCGCGGCGTCCTGGGACGGGTTACTGGAGTGCTCGACGAACTCGTTCGACCGCGCGCTGGACGTTGGCGCCCGCGGTGCTTTCCACTGTTCGCAGGTAGCCGTGGAGGACATGCTCGATAACGACGGCGGCACGGTCATCTTCACTGGCGCTACAACGTCCGTGCGCGGCCGCGAGGGGGCAGTCGGGTTCTCTGCGGCGAAGTTCGCAGCCCGCGGTCTTGCGGAGTCAATGGCTAGGGAACTGGGCCCTGAAGGAATTCACGTCGCCCATGCCGTCCTCGATGGCGGGATTTTGCCCCCAGAACGCGAGGTTGAGAATCCAGAAGAATACCTCGACCCTGATGCGATTGCTGAGAGCTACTGGCACCTCGTGGAACAGGACCGCGCAGCGTGGACACTGGAACTGGACCTGCGCCCGCACGTCGAGGAGTTCTGA
- a CDS encoding phosphoglucomutase/phosphomannomutase alpha/beta/alpha domain I (PFAM: Alpha-D-phosphohexomutase, alpha/beta/alpha domain I; Alpha-D-phosphohexomutase, alpha/beta/alpha domain II; Alpha-D-phosphohexomutase, alpha/beta/alpha domain III; Alpha-D-phosphohexomutase, C-terminal~KEGG: hvo:HVO_0199 phosphoglucomutase/phosphomannomutase), translating to MTNPTDAIHFGTDGWRATLDTFTDERVRIVAQGVADYLREEGADAPVIVGYDARPSSPGFAESVADVLIKNGFDAVLPERDCPTPTAVWNVVDRDYSGAVVLSASHNPPEYNGIKYFPDDGAPAMPEVTDRIEANLREPEALPEADHGVVVRDDLVTPHVEAVTELVESFGFTRGTSAASSSEARAGSDATRERGSELDLSGLTVAYDAMHGSGRGVTGEALEAAGATVDRIRCETDPEFGGSAPEPTKENLQELVDYVRSGKADLGIANDGDADRIAVATPGGYLDENLFFAATYDALLEHNEGPAVRTVSTTFMIDRVANAHGEEVVETAVGFKWVADAMGTHDALMGGEESGGFSVKGHVREKDGVLMALLAAAVEAAGPYVQRVEKLEDQHGAIVADKVSLDCPDSEKARVLAELEDVIPDEVAGVPVDRTVTLDGFKLLCEDGSWLLVRPSGTEPKLRVYAEADSQDRVEAVLDAGRDLVGPLV from the coding sequence ATGACTAACCCGACCGACGCCATCCACTTCGGTACTGACGGCTGGCGCGCCACCCTCGACACGTTCACCGACGAACGCGTCCGCATCGTTGCCCAGGGGGTCGCCGACTACCTCCGCGAGGAAGGAGCAGACGCTCCCGTGATTGTGGGCTATGACGCCCGGCCCTCCTCGCCGGGGTTCGCCGAGAGCGTCGCCGACGTACTCATCAAGAACGGCTTCGACGCCGTCCTCCCGGAACGGGACTGCCCGACGCCGACCGCGGTCTGGAACGTCGTCGACCGCGACTATTCCGGCGCCGTCGTGCTGTCGGCCTCCCACAACCCCCCGGAGTACAACGGCATCAAATACTTCCCCGACGACGGCGCGCCGGCGATGCCGGAGGTCACAGACCGCATCGAGGCCAACCTTCGCGAGCCCGAGGCGCTCCCCGAGGCGGACCACGGCGTCGTCGTTCGCGACGACCTCGTCACCCCGCACGTCGAGGCGGTGACGGAGCTAGTCGAGTCGTTCGGCTTCACACGAGGAACGAGCGCAGCGAGTTCCTCGGAAGCGCGAGCGGGGAGCGACGCGACCCGCGAGCGAGGCTCGGAGCTCGACCTCTCGGGCCTCACAGTCGCCTACGACGCGATGCACGGCTCCGGACGGGGAGTGACCGGCGAGGCACTGGAAGCTGCGGGTGCCACTGTCGATCGAATCCGCTGTGAGACCGACCCCGAGTTCGGCGGCAGCGCGCCAGAACCGACGAAAGAGAACCTTCAGGAGCTGGTCGACTACGTCCGCAGCGGCAAGGCCGACTTGGGTATCGCCAACGACGGCGACGCCGACCGCATCGCCGTCGCCACGCCGGGCGGGTATCTGGACGAGAACCTCTTTTTCGCCGCCACCTACGACGCGCTGCTGGAGCACAACGAGGGGCCGGCGGTCCGCACTGTCTCGACGACGTTCATGATTGACCGGGTCGCCAACGCCCACGGCGAGGAGGTCGTGGAGACGGCTGTCGGCTTCAAGTGGGTCGCCGACGCGATGGGGACTCACGACGCGCTGATGGGCGGGGAGGAGTCGGGCGGCTTCTCCGTGAAAGGCCACGTGCGAGAGAAAGACGGCGTCCTGATGGCGCTGCTCGCAGCAGCGGTGGAGGCGGCCGGGCCCTACGTCCAGCGGGTCGAGAAACTGGAAGACCAACACGGCGCCATCGTCGCCGACAAGGTGAGTCTGGACTGCCCCGACTCCGAGAAGGCTCGCGTCCTCGCGGAGCTGGAGGACGTGATTCCGGACGAAGTCGCTGGCGTCCCCGTCGACCGAACGGTCACCCTCGACGGTTTCAAACTGCTTTGTGAGGACGGCTCCTGGCTGCTCGTTCGGCCATCCGGAACCGAACCCAAACTCCGCGTCTACGCGGAGGCCGACTCTCAGGATCGGGTCGAGGCTGTCCTCGATGCCGGCCGAGACCTGGTCGGCCCGCTGGTCTGA
- a CDS encoding Excinuclease ABC C subunit domain protein (KEGG: hbo:Hbor_00510 endonuclease containing a uri domain~manually curated~PFAM: Excinuclease ABC, C subunit, N-terminal) — MVGTYRLTDLLPHFDHTVYQRPRSHTTVHYVYVLACADGSLYTGYTTDVERRVAEHNAGEGAKYTRGRTPVEPVHVETFESQSAAMSREYEIKQLSRRQKERLVGE, encoded by the coding sequence GTGGTAGGTACCTACCGCCTGACCGATTTGCTCCCCCATTTCGACCACACCGTTTACCAGCGACCGCGCAGTCACACGACCGTGCACTACGTCTACGTCCTCGCGTGTGCTGACGGGAGCCTCTATACAGGCTACACGACGGACGTGGAGCGTCGCGTCGCTGAGCACAACGCCGGCGAGGGCGCGAAATACACACGCGGCCGCACACCCGTCGAACCCGTGCACGTCGAAACGTTCGAGAGTCAGTCCGCGGCGATGTCCCGGGAGTACGAGATCAAACAGCTCTCGCGCCGACAGAAAGAACGGCTCGTTGGCGAATAA
- a CDS encoding Replication factor C small subunit (HAMAP: Replication factor C small subunit~PFAM: Replication factor C; ATPase, AAA-type, core~KEGG: hbo:Hbor_00570 replication factor c small subunit~SMART: ATPase, AAA+ type, core) — protein sequence MSEADAESGGTGREIWIEKYRPQTLEDIHGQEETIERLQSYIAGGELPHLLFSGPAGIGKTSSATAIAREIYGDDWRGNFLELNASDERGIDVVRDRIKSFARSAFGGHDYRIIFLDEADSLTSDAQSALRRTMEQFSDNTRFILSCNYSSKIIDPIQSRCAVFRFSPLSDEAIANQLGEIAEIEAIEVTDEGFDALVYAANGDMRRGINSLQAAATTGDVVDAEAVYAVTATARPEDIEEMVAAAVDGDFPKARATLDTLLTDVGMAGGDIIDQLHRSAWEFELSDRAVVRLMERLGEADYRIAEGANEQVQLEALLAALSLDGEE from the coding sequence ATGAGCGAGGCCGACGCCGAGAGCGGGGGAACGGGCCGGGAGATCTGGATCGAGAAGTATCGGCCACAGACCCTCGAGGATATCCACGGGCAGGAGGAGACCATCGAACGGCTCCAGAGCTACATTGCGGGCGGAGAGCTCCCGCACCTGCTGTTTTCGGGGCCGGCGGGCATCGGGAAGACCAGCTCGGCGACCGCCATCGCCCGCGAAATCTACGGTGACGACTGGCGGGGGAACTTCCTCGAACTCAACGCCTCCGATGAGCGCGGGATCGACGTGGTCCGGGACCGCATCAAGAGCTTCGCGCGGTCGGCGTTCGGCGGCCACGACTACCGCATCATCTTCCTCGATGAGGCCGACTCCCTGACGAGTGACGCCCAGTCAGCGCTGCGCCGAACAATGGAGCAGTTCTCGGACAACACCCGCTTCATCCTCTCGTGTAACTACTCCTCAAAAATCATCGACCCAATCCAGTCCCGGTGTGCGGTGTTTCGCTTCTCCCCGCTCTCGGACGAGGCCATCGCCAACCAACTGGGAGAGATTGCCGAGATCGAGGCCATCGAGGTGACCGACGAGGGGTTCGACGCGCTGGTCTACGCCGCCAACGGCGACATGCGCCGAGGCATCAACAGTCTGCAGGCCGCTGCCACGACCGGCGACGTCGTCGACGCGGAGGCCGTCTACGCCGTCACCGCGACCGCTCGCCCTGAGGATATCGAGGAGATGGTCGCCGCTGCCGTCGACGGCGACTTCCCGAAGGCTCGCGCAACGCTGGACACCTTGCTGACGGACGTGGGGATGGCCGGCGGGGACATCATCGACCAGCTCCACCGCTCGGCCTGGGAGTTCGAGCTCTCGGACCGCGCAGTCGTGCGCCTGATGGAACGACTCGGCGAAGCGGACTACCGCATCGCCGAGGGTGCGAACGAGCAGGTGCAGTTGGAGGCGTTGCTGGCTGCGCTGTCGCTGGACGGCGAGGAGTAG
- a CDS encoding hypothetical protein (KEGG: hbo:Hbor_00470 hypothetical protein) produces MSNLIVKAAVKENLDEKNVASDFYDALDEEVEELLEDAARRAEENDRKTVQPRDL; encoded by the coding sequence ATGTCCAACCTTATCGTCAAGGCGGCTGTCAAGGAGAATCTCGATGAGAAGAACGTCGCTTCGGACTTCTACGATGCGCTCGACGAGGAGGTCGAAGAGCTGCTCGAGGATGCAGCCCGGCGCGCCGAGGAGAACGACCGGAAGACGGTCCAGCCGCGCGACCTCTAA
- a CDS encoding NADPH-dependent FMN reductase (PFAM: NADPH-dependent FMN reductase~KEGG: htu:Htur_3750 NADPH-dependent FMN reductase), with protein MTRVVTVSGSMRDGSYTKAALHYALDAAETAGVETDFIDLATVDLPLYDPDVDTEDAGDATDLLARMRAADGVILGSPVYHASYSAAFRSFHDYCGFDEYEHTVVGLLCSAGGGTIAGTLGDMRSTVRGVHGWTLPMEVGLRGARNMFEEREHAAEPGELGSDSEYRFTDDSLRARTCKLGYRVGTYAKRAPEFIGIEDEPEWEA; from the coding sequence ATGACCCGTGTCGTTACCGTCAGCGGTAGTATGCGCGACGGGAGCTACACGAAAGCGGCCCTCCACTATGCGCTCGACGCCGCCGAGACGGCCGGTGTCGAGACGGACTTCATCGACCTTGCGACTGTCGACCTGCCCCTCTACGATCCTGACGTCGACACCGAGGATGCCGGTGACGCCACCGACCTGCTGGCCCGGATGCGAGCCGCCGACGGCGTCATCCTCGGCTCACCGGTCTACCACGCCTCCTACTCCGCGGCGTTCCGGAGTTTCCACGACTACTGTGGCTTCGACGAGTACGAGCACACCGTCGTCGGCCTGCTGTGTTCGGCCGGGGGCGGCACCATCGCAGGCACGCTCGGCGACATGCGCAGCACCGTCCGTGGCGTCCACGGCTGGACGCTCCCGATGGAGGTTGGGCTGCGTGGCGCCCGGAACATGTTCGAGGAGCGCGAGCACGCGGCCGAACCGGGCGAACTCGGTAGCGATTCGGAGTATCGCTTCACCGACGACAGTCTGCGGGCCCGGACCTGCAAGCTCGGCTATCGGGTGGGGACCTACGCCAAGCGCGCACCCGAGTTCATCGGAATCGAGGACGAACCAGAGTGGGAGGCCTAA
- a CDS encoding GCN5-related N-acetyltransferase (PFAM: GCN5-related N-acetyltransferase~KEGG: acp:A2cp1_1084 protein-tyrosine phosphatase, low molecular weight), translated as MRDEPDAERADSDNPTDDGPAVDLVPATGSGVEWVHRLLESADLPVSDLNGPQRDDGPVLSVVRADPGRVGCIGIERYGEHGLLRSAVVRERYRGDGYGRAAVRAVEAEASDAGIESLSLLTTTAADFFAALGCERVERSAIPEPVRGSAEFSDLCPDSAVVMYRPL; from the coding sequence ATGCGCGACGAACCCGACGCTGAGAGGGCAGACAGCGATAATCCCACCGACGACGGGCCTGCTGTCGACCTCGTTCCAGCCACCGGCTCGGGCGTCGAGTGGGTCCACCGTCTGCTCGAAAGCGCCGATCTCCCAGTTTCGGACCTGAACGGCCCACAGCGCGACGACGGCCCCGTGCTCTCCGTCGTCCGTGCCGACCCCGGCCGGGTCGGCTGTATCGGCATCGAGCGCTACGGCGAGCACGGCCTGCTGCGCTCTGCAGTGGTGAGGGAACGGTATCGTGGAGACGGATACGGACGTGCTGCGGTTCGCGCAGTCGAGGCCGAGGCCAGCGATGCCGGCATCGAGTCGCTGTCCCTGTTGACGACGACCGCCGCCGACTTTTTCGCCGCTCTGGGATGCGAGCGGGTGGAGCGATCGGCGATTCCGGAGCCAGTCCGTGGCTCTGCGGAGTTCAGTGACCTCTGCCCGGACTCGGCAGTCGTGATGTATCGCCCGCTCTGA
- a CDS encoding alkyl hydroperoxide reductase/ Thiol specific antioxidant/ Mal allergen (PFAM: Alkyl hydroperoxide reductase/ Thiol specific antioxidant/ Mal allergen; GCN5-related N-acetyltransferase~KEGG: hbo:Hbor_00550 peroxiredoxin), with protein sequence MNGGPALPNVGPGPDPLSISALEADFAVLLLHRDFYCSECRQQVRRVKRRYDEFETRDAEVLSVLPEARETAEAWQKQYHLPFPVLADAEKQWGEWFDQPRKYGLLGRIHDIIGRMPAAIVLDLRWSDPMETFAQRGDSKTDRPRVDELLAAIDEAATVGADSTPEDREAAADAVAMGATGLPPETKGGREPTGAPETGETAEAEGPAETDGAAAATETGEPQEPSDAGAASEAGETADTAPATEETAGTENAGPLQTDEGDAEDGAEPAETADDGANSDTASEAKDGGDAADDGEESGDDETAAADEPPEPVTVPAAVDLPGDVELRRAVTEDAMPVIRVLHGALLEIDGSTVRQAVDRGDVIVADVGGWVVGALVLEDNHIDALAVRREHRKQGLGRALVETAGAEIGGPMTADFRAGVRGFWTDLDFEIEQEGARFYGIRR encoded by the coding sequence ATGAATGGCGGTCCCGCCTTGCCGAACGTCGGGCCCGGTCCCGACCCGCTCTCCATCTCGGCACTCGAGGCCGACTTTGCGGTGCTGCTCCTCCACCGGGATTTCTACTGCAGTGAGTGCCGCCAACAGGTCCGACGGGTCAAACGCCGCTACGACGAGTTCGAGACACGGGACGCCGAGGTGCTCTCGGTGCTCCCAGAGGCCCGTGAGACCGCTGAAGCGTGGCAGAAACAGTACCACCTGCCGTTTCCGGTGCTCGCTGACGCCGAGAAACAGTGGGGCGAGTGGTTCGACCAGCCCCGGAAATACGGCCTGCTGGGGCGGATTCACGACATTATTGGGCGGATGCCTGCCGCAATCGTCCTCGACCTGCGCTGGAGCGACCCGATGGAGACGTTCGCCCAGCGCGGCGACTCCAAAACCGACCGCCCCAGGGTCGATGAACTACTCGCGGCTATCGACGAGGCGGCTACGGTGGGTGCCGACAGCACGCCCGAGGACCGTGAGGCCGCCGCAGACGCCGTCGCAATGGGGGCAACAGGGCTTCCACCAGAAACAAAAGGGGGTCGTGAACCGACCGGCGCACCCGAAACAGGGGAAACGGCGGAAGCCGAGGGCCCTGCCGAAACGGATGGCGCAGCGGCTGCAACCGAAACCGGGGAACCACAGGAACCGTCCGACGCAGGGGCGGCTTCGGAAGCAGGCGAAACAGCCGACACAGCGCCTGCAACCGAGGAAACAGCGGGAACTGAGAACGCTGGCCCACTACAAACCGACGAAGGAGACGCCGAAGATGGTGCCGAGCCTGCTGAGACTGCTGACGACGGTGCGAACTCCGACACCGCAAGCGAGGCAAAAGACGGTGGCGACGCTGCTGACGATGGCGAGGAGAGTGGCGACGACGAGACGGCGGCTGCCGACGAGCCACCCGAACCGGTCACCGTTCCGGCCGCTGTCGACCTGCCGGGTGACGTGGAACTCCGGCGGGCGGTCACGGAGGACGCGATGCCGGTCATCCGTGTCCTCCACGGCGCACTGCTCGAGATCGACGGCTCGACGGTGCGGCAGGCGGTCGACCGAGGTGACGTCATCGTCGCCGACGTCGGCGGCTGGGTCGTGGGTGCGCTGGTGCTCGAGGACAATCACATCGACGCGCTCGCGGTTCGCCGCGAGCACCGAAAACAGGGGCTCGGGAGGGCACTGGTCGAGACGGCCGGTGCAGAGATTGGCGGCCCGATGACCGCAGATTTCCGCGCTGGTGTCCGTGGGTTCTGGACCGACCTTGACTTCGAAATCGAGCAGGAGGGCGCTCGATTCTACGGCATCCGCCGGTAG
- a CDS encoding hypothetical protein (manually curated~KEGG: hbo:Hbor_00490 hypothetical protein), whose product MSRCDHCGSHVSERFARVFTDQDGRLSACPSCAANAGIAEVARDRNRTTNSDGVPRN is encoded by the coding sequence ATGTCACGTTGTGACCATTGCGGCTCACACGTCTCGGAGCGCTTCGCTCGCGTGTTCACGGATCAAGACGGTCGGCTCAGTGCCTGCCCGTCGTGTGCCGCGAACGCGGGAATCGCTGAGGTTGCTCGGGACCGCAACCGCACGACGAACTCTGACGGGGTACCGCGAAACTGA
- a CDS encoding Glyoxalase/bleomycin resistance protein/dioxygenase (PFAM: Glyoxalase/bleomycin resistance protein/dioxygenase~KEGG: dge:Dgeo_2415 hypothetical protein), with product MTRLRHLTLSTADPAALRSFYAETLGLPVSDTDDGFAVAVGASSMDFRQAEPGRTPTYHVAFTVPGGSVDAAAAWLGDRSPLLSDDGRTQFRYEFLDATAVYAVDPAGNVLELIARTGRDGPTEPFGPHSLLDVAEVGIVVEDVPEAAAALDDLFDLQGSPDEEFAYLGGDDGAFVLVAPGRPWYPTDTPAKPAPLTVVAAGRSGTISFADGPVSVVGVTDP from the coding sequence GTGACACGTCTCCGCCATCTCACGCTCTCGACGGCCGACCCCGCAGCGCTGCGCTCGTTCTACGCCGAGACGCTCGGCCTCCCCGTGAGCGACACCGACGACGGCTTTGCAGTCGCCGTCGGCGCCTCTTCCATGGATTTCCGACAGGCAGAGCCCGGTAGAACCCCCACCTACCACGTCGCCTTCACCGTTCCCGGCGGCAGCGTTGACGCCGCTGCGGCGTGGCTTGGGGACCGGAGCCCGCTACTCAGCGACGACGGCCGGACGCAGTTCCGCTATGAGTTTCTCGACGCCACCGCCGTCTACGCCGTCGACCCGGCAGGCAACGTGCTGGAACTCATCGCCCGTACCGGGCGTGACGGGCCGACGGAGCCGTTCGGCCCGCACTCGTTGCTCGACGTTGCAGAGGTCGGAATCGTCGTCGAGGACGTTCCCGAAGCCGCTGCGGCGCTGGACGACCTGTTCGACCTCCAGGGCTCGCCCGACGAGGAGTTCGCGTATCTCGGCGGCGACGACGGCGCGTTCGTCCTCGTCGCGCCGGGGCGCCCGTGGTACCCAACAGACACCCCAGCGAAGCCAGCCCCACTCACAGTCGTCGCAGCAGGCAGGAGTGGGACAATCTCGTTCGCGGATGGGCCCGTTTCGGTTGTCGGCGTCACTGACCCGTAA
- a CDS encoding thiamineS protein (PFAM: ThiamineS~KEGG: hvo:HVO_0202 hypothetical protein), with translation MEVTARVVGESEERLTLPDDADYAALVRELGYSPHEVTVLVDETPVPEDAPVEADRVKVLRLVAGG, from the coding sequence ATGGAGGTCACTGCACGGGTCGTTGGCGAGTCAGAAGAACGGCTCACCCTGCCCGACGACGCCGACTACGCGGCGCTGGTGCGCGAACTCGGCTACAGCCCTCACGAGGTGACCGTGCTGGTCGACGAAACCCCCGTCCCGGAGGACGCTCCAGTCGAGGCCGACCGGGTGAAGGTGCTGCGACTGGTCGCGGGCGGCTGA